Genomic segment of Candoia aspera isolate rCanAsp1 chromosome 2, rCanAsp1.hap2, whole genome shotgun sequence:
CATTTCCTCATTGGCTCAAAAACATTTTGCTTCAAGTAAAATTGCTTAAATTGAACTTACGTATTAAATGAAGTAGGACGAATTGGGATGACAGCCTCTTGAAACCCCTGGGTTTCATTGTGGGAAAGTCAGTTATATTATCAATCCGTTTAACTTTAATTGTGGTGAATAATAAATTACTTGGACTGGTTCAAGTGCATTTTATGATGCTTCAGGCAAAGAGGTTAGGGTGAGCCCTCACAAAATTTGTCTGTAATACCTGCAATCTGAACTTCACGCTTATATATTCAGGATTAGTTTCTTTGCTTTCAGTGGAGTTTAACTTCAGTGGATCTTAAACAAGTGTATGCAGGTTTACAATTTGTAGTTCTACATTAAAGGAATGACAGCAAAAGAACCAACCATTTTGAAAACAATACATAGGAGTTTTGTCATTTTAGGTTAAGTTCTACATAAAGTTAATATTTAATGCTGTTTTTTAGTGCAATAGTATAGATAACATTAgtttcatgtttgttttttaaaaaaactttacagATGCGCCATCTGTATGTAGTTGTAGATGGATCAAGAACAATGGAAGATCAAGATTTAAAACCTAATAGATTAACTTGCACCTTAAaggtaatcattttttaaataattcaaaatggCTCCAAATCTGTATAACAAATAGAATGTGGGGTTTGGACTGGAGACCCAGATTCGTACTGTTGACCATAGACCAGTGACCATTTCATAGTTTAATGATCTGGCAGAATTGTTCTACTAATAGAGGAGGGTAGGAATAACATAATACATCCCtgggaaatgaaatatataaatatagtaaattGCACACTATTGTTTTTCCTGTTCAGTGAAGATAGAAGCCATTGAAATTTGTACTTATATATTAAGGTAACTGTATTGCAGCAGCTTTCCATCATGTGAGTTATCAGTATGTATTAACCTGCTTTGCATCAGTGAATCTGATTCCAGGCATATGAGCAATCCCTTTGATTCACTGGGAATTAATCCCTAGAAAATGTGTTCAGGAGTGCAGTTTTACAAGGCAATCACAAACACATCAGTTCAGTTTCAAGTCCTGCTAAATTCAGTGAGAGTTGCAGTCAATAAATGTACATAGATTTCActtataattgtttttaactaAATATGTAGGCTGGTAGAACTGGGAACATAATTTTTGAAAAGAAGCTGACCCTTGAAGTATGCTTATTCTCATAAATATAATGATTAGATGTACTGGTATTTTTTTGCTAATAACTcctagatatatattttaaaccacTATAGTTATGTTTAAAAAAACTAGTTTGAAGAGTGTTTTTATAAAGAGATACaaagaaatgaatacatttttccaatataaaatagtatttgatatattgttttaatgtttgtcaTTCTGTAGTTACTGGAATATTTTGTCGAAGAATATTTTGATCAGAATCCTATAAGCCAGGTATGTGCACTGTTGAAAACAATAAAGTTTCAGAATTGTTGCTACTGAAAGGAATCTGTTTAAATATACAATTTCCTTTGAAACACTGATGGCAATAATGAGTtctctttcttgtttgttttttctgtctTGTTATAACTCCATAACAAATAGAGCTTTGTAGTCCTGGAAAAAGATTCTAGTACAAAACAGATGTCTAAGCAGTATATATGTTgtactaaaataaaattaaaaatcactaGCATAACTCATTTCTGCCCTGGCAAAAATCAAAGCTCCAGTGGATATTAATTCTGTACTAACATTTGTTATTGGGTAAGGCAACAGGTAATGCATAATGGAAGAAATGAGGAAAGGATCATGTAGGATTTGAAATTATGTAGGGTGGGGTGCTGTGTGCAATTACATTCCTGTAATAGACGTTTTCCCTAATGTTTGGTAAAGTAGGGGAGATTAGTTAACCATTTGGAGTTGGGGAAGCCAGCatactttcttttttcccagttgTTGCAACTGGATTCTTAGAATGATTTAGAATGACCAAAACCAGCTAGGTTCTGCAATCTATATAAACGTAATTAATATTTCTCTATTCGTTTTCCTGGATTACGGAGAAGCAGTGCTTGATAATATCCTGAAGCTCTGATTTTTAGAActgtgatttccttccttcctgggctTCTGATTTCATCAGGCAGCAACTATCAAGCCTATTTTGTAGCCATATAAACTAGACACTTAAAAATAAAGGGGGTGGGGAACAATGATTCCTAGGATTCATTGATGATGAATTAATGATACCTGCATTATCAGACTCCATGGCTTTGTAGCACAATTAAGCAATAACAAACTCCTTCATATAATGGAATTAAGTATGCAGACTACAAAATGTTTTGTAAAGCATTTTACTAAATATTTCGTAATGACTGTTTTTGTTAAGTCTTTTTCCCAGCAATACCTATGGTAATACAAGGAGAGGCAATAGTGTTCTGTATGTGGAGCTGTCCTGCTCTGGCTGTTATAGAAATATAACCGCATCTTTTACTCAGATAGAATTTTCCATTGAGCATTAACAGCAGACAAATTTCTTGCAGATTGGCATCATTGTAACTAAGAGTAAAAGAGCTGAAAAACTGACTGAACTTTCAGGTATCGATTCTATGTTTCTTCAGTTCATATTTCTTCCTGAAATGGCCATTGTTTCTGATACAAATATTATACGTATTTGATGTTGTAACAACATGTACATTAATTTTCTGAAGGCAGAGAGAATGACAGCAAAATACAGCTCCCAAGGGAGTATTTTCCCTAGCCTGGGAGTGACTTAGGAGACTAATCTGTGATGAcaggttaattttttttcataggGAACCCAAGGAAACATATAACGGCTCTGAAAAAAGCTGTAGATATGACCTGCCTAGGAGAGCCTTCTCTATATAATGCCTTAAATTTGGCCACCCAGACATTAAAGTAAGTATATTAAGAGtgaattttcttttatattttattttaaaatagcagtAAGAGATTCTACTAATTATAATTGATCTTAAAAGGGCTAGAAATTGGCAGTGCAGTTTAATAACTTTTGAGTGTGAATACTTATTCATTTCTTTCACATGCTCTGGTTCTTCTCTTGACTTTTGATTTCAGTGGTAAATCATAGTTTCTTGTTAAATCTGAACTGGACAAATGTATGTCTTGCCTGCATACCAAAATGGCTGCCTTAATTTGTTCTTGGCAGATTGCTCCTCCAagtaattttgaaatataaagaCGCTAGAATGGCCTGTCCAGCCTTGTTCCCTCTAGCTCTTTTCGATTTCGACACATGGAAATCCTGGCCACTTTTGTTTCTGGAAGGCATGTAGTCTAATGTGATTACTGAGGTGGAGTAAGACTGTGTTAGGATAGCTCAACAGAATTGTTCTTGTTATTAATGATTTTGGAAAATTGTAAAAtcccatatttttttcatttgtgtttttatttctcttatcACTCTCAGATTAACCATGCACACTTATATACACACACTGTCTTCAGACTAGATACGTGCGCAGCTTTGTTTATCTGCATCAGAAATTTGGGTTTGCTTCTTTCAGTAAGAAAGGAGTTAATAAAACATTAATGATCTGATTGCAATTGAAGTTTCAAATAGACTCCTCACatattccataaaatcataaatgtaAGTATTTTAATCTTGTTCTTGTAACTAttagaaatgaatattttactGTCTTTAGGCACATGCCAGGACATACAAGCAGAGAAGTTTTAGTAATACTCAGCAGCCTAACAACATGCGATCCATCAAATATATATGATCTAATTAAGGTACAgagttttattctattttattatttttaatggtaaATGAATGCTGGGCCAGCCtgacaattaaataattaattgggTTGTCATAaaatattggatttttttttccttttatagtttttccattctgatggtgtatgttttttcatttctttgtcttttttcatcCAAAGTGCTTAAAGTCAGTTAAGATCAGAGTGTCTGTTGTTGGCCTTTCTGCTGAAGTTCGAGTTTGCACTGTGCTTGCCAGAGAAACTGGTGGTATGTATGCTTGTATATGTAATGAAttcttatccatccatccatccatccatccaaagaaAATGATGTAGAAGTTCATCATTTTATAGAAAGGTTATTCAGTTCTCTTTTTTCTTGACCGTGCAATATAAAGAGTTCTGATCTGTAATCATTCTCTAGTATACCTTTAATGTGTTTCTAGGCAGGGTTCAAAAACCAATATAAAACTTTACTGGAGCGTCACGAACATTGTTACATCCTCGGGTGTTGAACTTCTGGGCTCTGGAGGACATTCACAAAACTAATTCCCCCTTCCTCTTGTGCACCTGAAGCATGGCTGAGAAATCTTTTGATGGTGGCGGGTGACACAAAACTTGTGTTGGGTGTCTGATAACTGTAGTGGGAGGGGTGCTAGTGCAAGGAGGTTGgtgatgtgatttaaaaagttttatttcctttcagtCTAGAGGGGAATTGTGGACTTGTTCTATTTTAACCTATGTTagctattttaatgtttatgctctagggttcttttttaaagtgtttcCAGCTTCAGAATGGCAGAAAACCATGCCAAGTGCTACAAAGACTGCAGCCCTGGGCCTCTGGTGGCTTATTGCTGCCTGGAGGGATGGGGGACATTGGCGCAACAGCAGGGCATGGTGGCAAGTGTGTTCAGTGGAACCCCAAGGAACTTAAAAGTACATATTTTTCGAACAACTGCCATGCAACAAATTTTAgattattgatttaattttttctgCTATGATAATAGAAGAAAAGATAATTAGGAGCATGTGGTAACTTTCATAAAgtaaaaaagaaggcaaaaaatccccagttgttgttttttgcatgtGGCAATCAGAATTGCCCAGGTCTTTCTGCCTCTTTTTGATTGGAGTAGAATTGATACAAGTCTTTCTGTTAAACTATGACATCTGTTTCATTGatatttttataaacagcctTACAGAAAGTCCAAGGGTAAGTGAATGAGGAACAGTTTCTCTATTCCCGCTATGCACAACTCTCTCTGTATCGGACAGACCAAAGGAGAAAACAGTACCTCCCATTTTATAGAGCTTTGTTACTTGCAGAGAATCTTCTTTACTCGTCTACAGGAGGATAGTTCTCTCTCCTCCCAAACAATCAAGCATGCTGCTCTTGGTAGATCTGCTGGCAGTTGATGCAACTTCTACTCTGTTATTTTTTATGTGGCAGGAACGTACCATGTTATTTTAGATGAAAGCCATTATAAGGAACTCCTGATGCATCATGTCAGTCCACCACCAGCCAGTTCTAGTTCTGAAAGTTCTCTTATTCGCATgggtaagaattcttttacttttaaaagttTCGTATCGTATCCACATCATTTTCATAAATGTTCTATGCAACTTTGTTTACTCCATTGTTTGTTTATCATGCAAAGTGCAGGCCATACTGTGGAAACCCAGAGGTAAAATTCTGCCGTGTCTCTTTACTTCTAGATTCAGTGTGCAGTGTTTTTATGGCAGCTTGTTTTACCATGCGTAATGTGTAATCACGTGTGCCAAGTGTACTGAAAGAAGTCACATGCTTCATTCAGAATTTGCTTAAATTGCAACATGAACTCTTGTGGGTTCCTAATCATGGGATATTATGCCCCATATCTTTCCTGAATGCAAACTTGGACAACATCAACCTTTCTAAGTACTTTTTTTCTTACATAGGCTTTCCTCAGCACACAATTGCACTGATGGCTGATCAGGATGCAAAACCGTCTTTTAGCATGGCGTAAGTAAGATGCGACAGTATTAGATGTCCCATTTCATAGGGCACAATCTTAAGGTATGTCAGATCATTGAGCAGCTTATgatacatgtttttttaaaatcttctctgTAAATGTAGTAGGCAAACTCAGTCTTGCTTTTTCGGCTGTCAGAAATAGGAAGCGATGTACTGAAAACTGCAAATACATTTGTTCTGATGTAGTCCTTTTCTACATATTTGTAAATTTCAGTCATAATTGGCTTTCACCAAAACCCTCTTTTGCTCATTctaaaagtataaatattttaaaaaataattgaactGAAGTCTCTTCAGATGTATTTATTGCCAATAATTCAGTTGTTATTTTGCAACTGAAGACAATCCTGATATTTTCTTAGCTTCTTATCCACCGCAGGACACTGACATTTTCCCAGTAAAATGCAGTACAACTGCtggaaaaatgcaatataaaatggAAGCACTTAATAGTTATGATTTCTTTATGTATGGCAATTTCTTTAAGAATTAACTATGATATTACTTGTGGAAGCTTAATACCTCCTTTCCCCTTTGTTCAAATAATTCAAACACAACTATTCAGGAAACAATATATGTTTCTGTACAGGCATCTGGAAAACAGCAATGATCCAGGCCTTACACTAGGAGGATATTTCTGTCCCCAGTGTCAGGCCAAATACTGTGAGCTCCCCGTGGAATGCAAAGTGTGTGGTGAGTGTCAGGGCATTTATACTTGTCTACTATAATGGGGCTTAATAGTATCTTCTTTTCTTATAGCTAAAAACAAGAAGGGGTAAGATCTTGTTGCCACAAAGTAGTTGGAACATTTCTACTATAGTTAGATGGCACTACCTCCATCTTTCATAAATGATCTAAGCCTCAGTTGTTTCAACTGTGTCATGTACCCCAGAAAAATTACACTTTTAAGCTGTTACATAGATCCCAAGTAGGCTGCTATTCTTATCACCTGCTTGACTATTTAAAAATCCGACTCAAATATAGCTAATCTACTAGAGTCTGAACAATGGTTAAAGGTTCTGCAGTTTAAAGTAGGAGGAATTTGTTTATAGAATGAATGCAGAATAGTTTCAAGTAAACAGCATCTAGAAGTACTAATACAACAAGAAATTGACATCATAGAGCTGATCAAAGTTTTATCATGCATTCAAAATTGAGTTTATTGTTTATCTATGATGCTCATTAATGAGTGGTTCATTCATTAATGCTCAAAACACTTCTAGCTTATTGATCTTTTACAGTCTGGTGTGTTGCAAAATTTTAGTACAAGTATGTTCTGAGATACTTGAATGAACAATTATAATTTTATGATTACAGTTTTTATTGTCCCGCTTTTTATGTCCTGTGTAGAAATTATGACTTAATCTTTgtgtaagtatttttaaataatactttaaaaagtgTTACAGGTCTGTTAAATGATAAGTTTACTAGAATGGGAAGTCCACATGCATCTATATCTGCCATGATTTATCAGAAACATCAACAATCCCATAGCTGTGTGCAGGGCATATAAGACATTCCCAGTTGATAACACCTGAATGAATTAATTCCACATTTAACTGACAATGACCAAAATTAGATTGATCTGTAAATCATGATAATCACAGATATTGGATTGACTGTGGCTGTTCTGTCAAAAGTAGAGTTCAGTATGCGTTTGCTTATTATACTTTTACTTCAACGCTTTTAGGCAACCAGAATAAGATCTGGGGCTTAAGCTTACTCACTTGCAATGTTACATGGATAAACATAAACTTGAACTGCTTTTATATACAGGACATAGTATTTTGAGATGAAGAGAGAAGTTTGAATATTAATAAAACCTATTTTATGTAGGACTTACACTAGTGTCTGCACCACATCTGGCTCGATCGTACCATCACCTATTTCCTTTGGATGCCTTTGAAGAAGTCCCATTGGAACAGTATATGGGGGAAAGGTATGTAAAAGGATACTTGATATCATCAGTCCAAATCCCAGGGGTTGTGTTCTTCAGCTAAATGGTGTATCCTTTAATGTTTCTCGTGAAGTGCTCAAGTAGCTCCTTGTTTAAAACACGTAACATATTCACTGCTAAGTAaatatttgcaaataatttttttttgtagatGATGAGATTTCTTTTGATTCTTCATCTATTACTGTTTCTAAGAGTAATTTAGGGTTTGAGGCAGAGTTCCAATTTTTTGGAACACAAGGGAGGGCCTTTTCCTGCATTCTTCCCAGGCAGTGGAACACAGTTCCTTGGAAATTGTGTATCCCCAAAGGGCTGTTCCCCTTTAAAAACTGTTAAAGTTTTCTTTATGGAAACCATTGTATTctgcttctgtatttattttaaataaagggaTTAGGTGGCATTATTAATAGCGTTTACAATTAGTCTTCTAGTTCTGGTAGTATATTGGAATAAAGAGATTCACATGAGGTTAATATGGGTTTcctaatagaattttgcaaatacttttttaaaataggtaTTGTCAGGGATGCCAGGGAGAAATCAGAGATCACCATGTAAGTATTTATTGAATTACATTTATAAactattctatatttattttgatgatgatgctatctgttcaattGCATCCGATTCTTggcgattctatggaccagctctctccatatTTTCCAATCCTGTACAGCTTCTTTTACTTGTTTCATGttctggctggtgtcagctttgatggtgtctagccactgtGTTTTTTGATGGCGTTTCCTTCTACtgctgaccattctgagcataactgccttttccagcaagTTTGATCGCATGACATGGCCGAAATAAGTAAGGCtgagttttgtgattttgcccaccagctATATGTCTTATTTTATGTCCATGCAAATAGGCTTTAGGAACACCTTTTTGGGGACCTCATATGTATATCACATTAGACGTTAGGCcttaaaagtaattattttcaGTCTTGACATTGGAATAGGCCAGCTTTCATTACAATGTAGTAAAATTATTGTTTATATTAAATAGAATATTATCATTTGcttagcaaaattttaaaaagcaaatgagaTCATTACCATCTCATTAACAATGCTATGATGTGCTGAGATGTaacttttaaatttcatttttccccTCAGGTCTACGTTTGTAAAGTCTGTCATAGTGCGTTTTGTGTTGAATGTGATCTTTTTGCTCATGATACCTTGCACTGCTGTCCGGGTTGCATTCACAGCCATCCTGCTCCTCCCTGCATTTGATGCCTCTAATTAAACATTACTTCTTGTACATTCCCGTGAGCTGAGAATCCTCACCAATTGTTCCACTGAACATCTCAGCAACTTCggttaaagagaaagataaggaAGATGAGTCAGCTGGAGGCTTATGTAAATATGATTTTGCACACCCATTCTATGATATAGTCATGGACACACAATTCTGTATGTTACCTGTATATGCTTTTGTTAACGTTTTTTTGGAATTATATGGAATAATGTGCCAAATTATATCTTGAAAGTATTAAACTGTGCACATGCACTTAAAATATGGATCTTATTTATATGTTGCTtttcttaaatataatttttgaaaTTATAAAGGCTACTATCTGACACTTAATTAGAAGTACTTGATGGCAGTCATTTTTATGTACCtgtatgcaaatgtgagtagattaataggtaccgcttcggagggcaggtaacggcgttccatgtagtcatgctggccacatgaccacggaagtgtctacggacaaacgctgactctttggctttgaaacggagatgagcactgccccctagagtcggactggacttaatgtcaagggaaaccttaaccTTTACCTTATATTATGTCTGGACTTAGAGAACTTGAAACTTCTGTGATAGCTCCTGTACATCTTAGCTCCCTTCCTCCATTCCATTTAGGGAAACGTTGAGACTGATTCCAGGGAACCAGTGGGCCTCCACGTCAATAGTTTTAAGGTGCTGTGTATTTTGCTGTGACATTGTTTACaattttaaagatgaaaactTTAATAAATGCCCAACTCTTCTTTAGCTTCCATAGGTGAAGAGAAAACTACCCTGTATAAGAATAGGTTCTGTTTAAAGTGATGTTTCTATGAAGAATCTTATATTAGAGGTGTGATTTTAATTAGTGAGACTgggaatttaaattaatttttaaaattactcttAAATAAATCTGTTAACAGGATCTGTTAATATCTAGAGTAAAGGTTGACTCCCCAAGGACGTCCAAAGCAACTCATGGTGATACTAAAATGATGATATACATGTGATGATGTAATTATTATGTAtatgtcaactcaaggtggcgaacgtcCTTAATAcacctgcctcctattttcctcacaacaaccctgtgaggtaggttgggctgagaaagggtgactggcccaaagtcacccagccggctttcattggGGCTAtgcttattcattttttaaagccgCTCGCACAAATCCAAATTGCAAGTGGCATTCCATTTACCCATAAGAAAATGTCCTATAAATTTGGTTTTGCATTGAACCAGCAACAAGAAAAAATTGTGAGGGAACACTAACAAAGAAATATTACATGCACAAAATCTACTTCTTTATCAacataagttttttaaaaaaactgcactgaagtttcttcttttaggtttttttttttttgctatcccTACAATGCTGAGAcatgttagaccagtgtttctcaacctcagcaactttctgttgggtggacttcaactcccagaattccccagctagaatTCTGGctgaattccccatgctggctggggattctgggagtcaaagtccacacatctgaaagtcgctgaggttgagaagcactgcattaGACCCTTCTATGCTTCTTAAATGAAAAGCATAGCAAGAGGAAAATAAGGCAGAGAAGTTTTTATATGGGTTTTTCACCATCCCATGCCTAAGACTTTGTTTGTTTCTACTGC
This window contains:
- the GTF2H2 gene encoding general transcription factor IIH subunit 2: MDDEPERTKRWEGGYERTWEILKEDESGSLKATIEDILFKAKRKRTFEHHGQVRLGMMRHLYVVVDGSRTMEDQDLKPNRLTCTLKLLEYFVEEYFDQNPISQIGIIVTKSKRAEKLTELSGNPRKHITALKKAVDMTCLGEPSLYNALNLATQTLKHMPGHTSREVLVILSSLTTCDPSNIYDLIKCLKSVKIRVSVVGLSAEVRVCTVLARETGGTYHVILDESHYKELLMHHVSPPPASSSSESSLIRMGFPQHTIALMADQDAKPSFSMAHLENSNDPGLTLGGYFCPQCQAKYCELPVECKVCGLTLVSAPHLARSYHHLFPLDAFEEVPLEQYMGERYCQGCQGEIRDHHVYVCKVCHSAFCVECDLFAHDTLHCCPGCIHSHPAPPCI